One segment of Numida meleagris isolate 19003 breed g44 Domestic line unplaced genomic scaffold, NumMel1.0 unplaced_Scaffold360, whole genome shotgun sequence DNA contains the following:
- the LOC110391398 gene encoding platelet glycoprotein VI-like isoform X4, with protein sequence MAPMALALILVPPPSLWLHPSQGVSLGDTVTLRCHLPQPATRVQLCQDQYLTSCMHKQHVQDVADFFITTKREHAGTYRCQYRALQTSETSEKSDPVELVLTDHTFPPPEISLSPGGQVRTGTNITIRCWNKDLGATFLLHKDGCSAPVQHQNPDGGGTATFTLLGVTPADAGTYRCSYHIKGYFPLMSSPLGNSVSLEVTPTPAHPGAEVESHENLVVAVAGGCAVALMFILVLIIFFLLAARRHRMGRGAPPRRPEAMHLQQTPRTHVCSPWHICIAPTQTSTHPTKLLGQDSHFWRVFLSHFWRRIPFLKGFLGEDSSFCKASPFLHSWRV encoded by the exons ATGGCACCAATGGCGCtggccctcatcctgg TGCCCCCACCCTCCCTGTggctgcaccccagccagggggtgtccctgggggacactgtcaccctgcgctgccacctgccccagcCGGCTACCAGGGTCCAGCTCTGTCAGGATCAATATTTGACTTCCTGCATGCACAAGCAGCATGTGCAGGATGTGGCTGACTTCTTCATTACCACAAAACGGGAACATGCTGGGACCTATCGGTGCCAGTATCGGGCACTGCAGACATCGGAGACATCAGAGAAGAGTGACCCCGTGGAGCTGGTGCTGACGG ATCACACGTTCCCCCCACCTGAAATTTCCTTGAGCCCTGGGGGACAAGTGCGGACAGGGACCAACATCACCATCCGCTGCTGGAACAAGGATTTGGGGGCCACTttcctcctgcacaaggatgGCTGCTCAGCCCCTGTCCAGCACCAGAACCCTGATGGTGGGGGCACGGCCACCTTCACCCTCCTTGGGGTGACTCCAGCTGATGCCGGCACCTATAGGTGTTCCTACCACATCAAGGGCTACTTCCCCTTAATGTCCTCCCCCCTTGGGAACAGCGTGAGTCTTGAGGTGACACCCACACCGGCACACCCAG GTGCTGAGGTGGAGTCCCATGAGAACCTGGTGGtggctgtggcagggggttgtGCCGTCGCCCTCATGTTCATCCTCGTCctcatcatcttcttcctcctcgCTGCCCGCAGACATCGGATGGGGAGAG GTGCACCTCCGAGAAGGCCCGAGGCCATGCATCTCCAG CAAACACCAAGGACACACGTGTGCTCCCCATGGCACATCTGCATCgctccaacccaaaccagcaCTCATCCCACAAAGCTTTTGGGACAGGATTCCCATTTCTGGAGGGTTTTCCTCTCACACTTCTGGAGGAGAATTCCCTTTCTGAAGGGCTTTTTGGGGGAGGATTCCTCTTTTTGCAAGGCTTCACCCTTCCTGCACTCCTGGAGAGTTTGA
- the LOC110391398 gene encoding leukocyte immunoglobulin-like receptor subfamily B member 2 isoform X6: MEMWCRRGGWPCVGPGPCPLQVGVWWQPAGHSTHVQDVADFFITTKREHAGTYRCQYRALQTSETSEKSDPVELVLTDHTFPPPEISLSPGGQVRTGTNITIRCWNKDLGATFLLHKDGCSAPVQHQNPDGGGTATFTLLGVTPADAGTYRCSYHIKGYFPLMSSPLGNSVSLEVTPTPAHPGAEVESHENLVVAVAGGCAVALMFILVLIIFFLLAARRHRMGRGAPPRRPEAMHLQQTPRTHVCSPWHICIAPTQTSTHPTKLLGQDSHFWRVFLSHFWRRIPFLKGFLGEDSSFCKASPFLHSWRV; the protein is encoded by the exons atggAGATGTGGTGCCGCAGGGGTGGGTGGCCCTGTGTGGGACCAGGACCGTgtcccttgcaggttggtgtctggtggcagccagcagggcacagcacc CATGTGCAGGATGTGGCTGACTTCTTCATTACCACAAAACGGGAACATGCTGGGACCTATCGGTGCCAGTATCGGGCACTGCAGACATCGGAGACATCAGAGAAGAGTGACCCCGTGGAGCTGGTGCTGACGG ATCACACGTTCCCCCCACCTGAAATTTCCTTGAGCCCTGGGGGACAAGTGCGGACAGGGACCAACATCACCATCCGCTGCTGGAACAAGGATTTGGGGGCCACTttcctcctgcacaaggatgGCTGCTCAGCCCCTGTCCAGCACCAGAACCCTGATGGTGGGGGCACGGCCACCTTCACCCTCCTTGGGGTGACTCCAGCTGATGCCGGCACCTATAGGTGTTCCTACCACATCAAGGGCTACTTCCCCTTAATGTCCTCCCCCCTTGGGAACAGCGTGAGTCTTGAGGTGACACCCACACCGGCACACCCAG GTGCTGAGGTGGAGTCCCATGAGAACCTGGTGGtggctgtggcagggggttgtGCCGTCGCCCTCATGTTCATCCTCGTCctcatcatcttcttcctcctcgCTGCCCGCAGACATCGGATGGGGAGAG GTGCACCTCCGAGAAGGCCCGAGGCCATGCATCTCCAG CAAACACCAAGGACACACGTGTGCTCCCCATGGCACATCTGCATCgctccaacccaaaccagcaCTCATCCCACAAAGCTTTTGGGACAGGATTCCCATTTCTGGAGGGTTTTCCTCTCACACTTCTGGAGGAGAATTCCCTTTCTGAAGGGCTTTTTGGGGGAGGATTCCTCTTTTTGCAAGGCTTCACCCTTCCTGCACTCCTGGAGAGTTTGA
- the LOC110391398 gene encoding leukocyte immunoglobulin-like receptor subfamily A member 1 isoform X7, protein MTSCSQKGTDSTSPAAPCPHCMHSQHALAVPKLILPHGTNGAGPHPGLVSGGSQQGTAPVQLCQDQYLTSCMHKQHVQDVADFFITTKREHAGTYRCQYRALQTSETSEKSDPVELVLTDHTFPPPEISLSPGGQVRTGTNITIRCWNKDLGATFLLHKDGCSAPVQHQNPDGGGTATFTLLGVTPADAGTYRCSYHIKGYFPLMSSPLGNSVSLEVTPTPAHPGAPPRRPEAMHLQQTPRTHVCSPWHICIAPTQTSTHPTKLLGQDSHFWRVFLSHFWRRIPFLKGFLGEDSSFCKASPFLHSWRV, encoded by the exons ATGACTTCCTGTTCCCAAAAGGGAACTGACAGCacttctccagctgctccctgtccccactgcatGCACTCACAACATGCACTTGCTGTCCCCAAGCTGATCCTGCCTCATGGCACCAATGGCGCtggccctcatcctgg gttggtgtctggtggcagccagcagggcacagcacc GGTCCAGCTCTGTCAGGATCAATATTTGACTTCCTGCATGCACAAGCAGCATGTGCAGGATGTGGCTGACTTCTTCATTACCACAAAACGGGAACATGCTGGGACCTATCGGTGCCAGTATCGGGCACTGCAGACATCGGAGACATCAGAGAAGAGTGACCCCGTGGAGCTGGTGCTGACGG ATCACACGTTCCCCCCACCTGAAATTTCCTTGAGCCCTGGGGGACAAGTGCGGACAGGGACCAACATCACCATCCGCTGCTGGAACAAGGATTTGGGGGCCACTttcctcctgcacaaggatgGCTGCTCAGCCCCTGTCCAGCACCAGAACCCTGATGGTGGGGGCACGGCCACCTTCACCCTCCTTGGGGTGACTCCAGCTGATGCCGGCACCTATAGGTGTTCCTACCACATCAAGGGCTACTTCCCCTTAATGTCCTCCCCCCTTGGGAACAGCGTGAGTCTTGAGGTGACACCCACACCGGCACACCCAG GTGCACCTCCGAGAAGGCCCGAGGCCATGCATCTCCAG CAAACACCAAGGACACACGTGTGCTCCCCATGGCACATCTGCATCgctccaacccaaaccagcaCTCATCCCACAAAGCTTTTGGGACAGGATTCCCATTTCTGGAGGGTTTTCCTCTCACACTTCTGGAGGAGAATTCCCTTTCTGAAGGGCTTTTTGGGGGAGGATTCCTCTTTTTGCAAGGCTTCACCCTTCCTGCACTCCTGGAGAGTTTGA
- the LOC110391398 gene encoding leukocyte immunoglobulin-like receptor subfamily B member 2 isoform X1 — MTSCSQKGTDSTSPAAPCPHCMHSQHALAVPKLILPHGTNGAGPHPGLVSGGSQQGTAPVQLCQDQYLTSCMHKQHVQDVADFFITTKREHAGTYRCQYRALQTSETSEKSDPVELVLTDHTFPPPEISLSPGGQVRTGTNITIRCWNKDLGATFLLHKDGCSAPVQHQNPDGGGTATFTLLGVTPADAGTYRCSYHIKGYFPLMSSPLGNSVSLEVTPTPAHPGAEVESHENLVVAVAGGCAVALMFILVLIIFFLLAARRHRMGRGAPPRRPEAMHLQQTPRTHVCSPWHICIAPTQTSTHPTKLLGQDSHFWRVFLSHFWRRIPFLKGFLGEDSSFCKASPFLHSWRV, encoded by the exons ATGACTTCCTGTTCCCAAAAGGGAACTGACAGCacttctccagctgctccctgtccccactgcatGCACTCACAACATGCACTTGCTGTCCCCAAGCTGATCCTGCCTCATGGCACCAATGGCGCtggccctcatcctgg gttggtgtctggtggcagccagcagggcacagcacc GGTCCAGCTCTGTCAGGATCAATATTTGACTTCCTGCATGCACAAGCAGCATGTGCAGGATGTGGCTGACTTCTTCATTACCACAAAACGGGAACATGCTGGGACCTATCGGTGCCAGTATCGGGCACTGCAGACATCGGAGACATCAGAGAAGAGTGACCCCGTGGAGCTGGTGCTGACGG ATCACACGTTCCCCCCACCTGAAATTTCCTTGAGCCCTGGGGGACAAGTGCGGACAGGGACCAACATCACCATCCGCTGCTGGAACAAGGATTTGGGGGCCACTttcctcctgcacaaggatgGCTGCTCAGCCCCTGTCCAGCACCAGAACCCTGATGGTGGGGGCACGGCCACCTTCACCCTCCTTGGGGTGACTCCAGCTGATGCCGGCACCTATAGGTGTTCCTACCACATCAAGGGCTACTTCCCCTTAATGTCCTCCCCCCTTGGGAACAGCGTGAGTCTTGAGGTGACACCCACACCGGCACACCCAG GTGCTGAGGTGGAGTCCCATGAGAACCTGGTGGtggctgtggcagggggttgtGCCGTCGCCCTCATGTTCATCCTCGTCctcatcatcttcttcctcctcgCTGCCCGCAGACATCGGATGGGGAGAG GTGCACCTCCGAGAAGGCCCGAGGCCATGCATCTCCAG CAAACACCAAGGACACACGTGTGCTCCCCATGGCACATCTGCATCgctccaacccaaaccagcaCTCATCCCACAAAGCTTTTGGGACAGGATTCCCATTTCTGGAGGGTTTTCCTCTCACACTTCTGGAGGAGAATTCCCTTTCTGAAGGGCTTTTTGGGGGAGGATTCCTCTTTTTGCAAGGCTTCACCCTTCCTGCACTCCTGGAGAGTTTGA
- the LOC110391398 gene encoding leukocyte immunoglobulin-like receptor subfamily B member 2 isoform X3: MTSCSQKGTDSTSPAAPCPHCMHSQHALAVPKLILPHGTNGAGPHPGVQLCQDQYLTSCMHKQHVQDVADFFITTKREHAGTYRCQYRALQTSETSEKSDPVELVLTDHTFPPPEISLSPGGQVRTGTNITIRCWNKDLGATFLLHKDGCSAPVQHQNPDGGGTATFTLLGVTPADAGTYRCSYHIKGYFPLMSSPLGNSVSLEVTPTPAHPGAEVESHENLVVAVAGGCAVALMFILVLIIFFLLAARRHRMGRGAPPRRPEAMHLQQTPRTHVCSPWHICIAPTQTSTHPTKLLGQDSHFWRVFLSHFWRRIPFLKGFLGEDSSFCKASPFLHSWRV; this comes from the exons ATGACTTCCTGTTCCCAAAAGGGAACTGACAGCacttctccagctgctccctgtccccactgcatGCACTCACAACATGCACTTGCTGTCCCCAAGCTGATCCTGCCTCATGGCACCAATGGCGCtggccctcatcctgg GGTCCAGCTCTGTCAGGATCAATATTTGACTTCCTGCATGCACAAGCAGCATGTGCAGGATGTGGCTGACTTCTTCATTACCACAAAACGGGAACATGCTGGGACCTATCGGTGCCAGTATCGGGCACTGCAGACATCGGAGACATCAGAGAAGAGTGACCCCGTGGAGCTGGTGCTGACGG ATCACACGTTCCCCCCACCTGAAATTTCCTTGAGCCCTGGGGGACAAGTGCGGACAGGGACCAACATCACCATCCGCTGCTGGAACAAGGATTTGGGGGCCACTttcctcctgcacaaggatgGCTGCTCAGCCCCTGTCCAGCACCAGAACCCTGATGGTGGGGGCACGGCCACCTTCACCCTCCTTGGGGTGACTCCAGCTGATGCCGGCACCTATAGGTGTTCCTACCACATCAAGGGCTACTTCCCCTTAATGTCCTCCCCCCTTGGGAACAGCGTGAGTCTTGAGGTGACACCCACACCGGCACACCCAG GTGCTGAGGTGGAGTCCCATGAGAACCTGGTGGtggctgtggcagggggttgtGCCGTCGCCCTCATGTTCATCCTCGTCctcatcatcttcttcctcctcgCTGCCCGCAGACATCGGATGGGGAGAG GTGCACCTCCGAGAAGGCCCGAGGCCATGCATCTCCAG CAAACACCAAGGACACACGTGTGCTCCCCATGGCACATCTGCATCgctccaacccaaaccagcaCTCATCCCACAAAGCTTTTGGGACAGGATTCCCATTTCTGGAGGGTTTTCCTCTCACACTTCTGGAGGAGAATTCCCTTTCTGAAGGGCTTTTTGGGGGAGGATTCCTCTTTTTGCAAGGCTTCACCCTTCCTGCACTCCTGGAGAGTTTGA
- the LOC110391398 gene encoding leukocyte immunoglobulin-like receptor subfamily B member 5 isoform X5, translating to MTSCSQKGTDSTSPAAPCPHCMHSQHALAVPKLILPHGTNGAGPHPGLVSGGSQQGTAPVQLCQDQYLTSCMHKQHVQDVADFFITTKREHAGTYRCQYRALQTSETSEKSDPVELVLTDHTFPPPEISLSPGGQVRTGTNITIRCWNKDLGATFLLHKDGCSAPVQHQNPDGGGTATFTLLGVTPADAGTYRCSYHIKGYFPLMSSPLGNSVSLEVTPTPAHPGAEVESHENLVVAVAGGCAVALMFILVLIIFFLLAARRHRMGRGAPPRRPEAMHLQVRPSDSESLTYVELQAEPPSTRTPAPPASPQPHVIYADVSTGRPC from the exons ATGACTTCCTGTTCCCAAAAGGGAACTGACAGCacttctccagctgctccctgtccccactgcatGCACTCACAACATGCACTTGCTGTCCCCAAGCTGATCCTGCCTCATGGCACCAATGGCGCtggccctcatcctgg gttggtgtctggtggcagccagcagggcacagcacc GGTCCAGCTCTGTCAGGATCAATATTTGACTTCCTGCATGCACAAGCAGCATGTGCAGGATGTGGCTGACTTCTTCATTACCACAAAACGGGAACATGCTGGGACCTATCGGTGCCAGTATCGGGCACTGCAGACATCGGAGACATCAGAGAAGAGTGACCCCGTGGAGCTGGTGCTGACGG ATCACACGTTCCCCCCACCTGAAATTTCCTTGAGCCCTGGGGGACAAGTGCGGACAGGGACCAACATCACCATCCGCTGCTGGAACAAGGATTTGGGGGCCACTttcctcctgcacaaggatgGCTGCTCAGCCCCTGTCCAGCACCAGAACCCTGATGGTGGGGGCACGGCCACCTTCACCCTCCTTGGGGTGACTCCAGCTGATGCCGGCACCTATAGGTGTTCCTACCACATCAAGGGCTACTTCCCCTTAATGTCCTCCCCCCTTGGGAACAGCGTGAGTCTTGAGGTGACACCCACACCGGCACACCCAG GTGCTGAGGTGGAGTCCCATGAGAACCTGGTGGtggctgtggcagggggttgtGCCGTCGCCCTCATGTTCATCCTCGTCctcatcatcttcttcctcctcgCTGCCCGCAGACATCGGATGGGGAGAG GTGCACCTCCGAGAAGGCCCGAGGCCATGCATCTCCAG GTACGCCCAAGTGACAGCGAGAGTCTGACCTATGTCGAGCTGCAAGCTGAGCCCCCCAGCACTCGGACCCCTGCTCCCCCGgcttccccacagccccatgtTATCTACGCTGACGTGAGCACTGGGAGACCCTGCTGA
- the LOC110391398 gene encoding leukocyte immunoglobulin-like receptor subfamily B member 2 isoform X8, with the protein MTSCSQKGTDSTSPAAPCPHCMHSQHALAVPKLILPHGTNGAGPHPGLVSGGSQQGTAPVQLCQDQYLTSCMHKQHVQDVADFFITTKREHAGTYRCQYRALQTSETSEKSDPVELVLTDHTFPPPEISLSPGGQVRTGTNITIRCWNKDLGATFLLHKDGCSAPVQHQNPDGGGTATFTLLGVTPADAGTYRCSYHIKGYFPLMSSPLGNSVSLEVTPTPAHPGAPPRRPEAMHLQVRPSDSESLTYVELQAEPPSTRTPAPPASPQPHVIYADVSTGRPC; encoded by the exons ATGACTTCCTGTTCCCAAAAGGGAACTGACAGCacttctccagctgctccctgtccccactgcatGCACTCACAACATGCACTTGCTGTCCCCAAGCTGATCCTGCCTCATGGCACCAATGGCGCtggccctcatcctgg gttggtgtctggtggcagccagcagggcacagcacc GGTCCAGCTCTGTCAGGATCAATATTTGACTTCCTGCATGCACAAGCAGCATGTGCAGGATGTGGCTGACTTCTTCATTACCACAAAACGGGAACATGCTGGGACCTATCGGTGCCAGTATCGGGCACTGCAGACATCGGAGACATCAGAGAAGAGTGACCCCGTGGAGCTGGTGCTGACGG ATCACACGTTCCCCCCACCTGAAATTTCCTTGAGCCCTGGGGGACAAGTGCGGACAGGGACCAACATCACCATCCGCTGCTGGAACAAGGATTTGGGGGCCACTttcctcctgcacaaggatgGCTGCTCAGCCCCTGTCCAGCACCAGAACCCTGATGGTGGGGGCACGGCCACCTTCACCCTCCTTGGGGTGACTCCAGCTGATGCCGGCACCTATAGGTGTTCCTACCACATCAAGGGCTACTTCCCCTTAATGTCCTCCCCCCTTGGGAACAGCGTGAGTCTTGAGGTGACACCCACACCGGCACACCCAG GTGCACCTCCGAGAAGGCCCGAGGCCATGCATCTCCAG GTACGCCCAAGTGACAGCGAGAGTCTGACCTATGTCGAGCTGCAAGCTGAGCCCCCCAGCACTCGGACCCCTGCTCCCCCGgcttccccacagccccatgtTATCTACGCTGACGTGAGCACTGGGAGACCCTGCTGA
- the LOC110391398 gene encoding osteoclast-associated immunoglobulin-like receptor isoform X2, translated as MAPMALALILGWCLVAASRAQHLPPPSLWLHPSQGVSLGDTVTLRCHLPQPATRVQLCQDQYLTSCMHKQHVQDVADFFITTKREHAGTYRCQYRALQTSETSEKSDPVELVLTDHTFPPPEISLSPGGQVRTGTNITIRCWNKDLGATFLLHKDGCSAPVQHQNPDGGGTATFTLLGVTPADAGTYRCSYHIKGYFPLMSSPLGNSVSLEVTPTPAHPGAEVESHENLVVAVAGGCAVALMFILVLIIFFLLAARRHRMGRGAPPRRPEAMHLQQTPRTHVCSPWHICIAPTQTSTHPTKLLGQDSHFWRVFLSHFWRRIPFLKGFLGEDSSFCKASPFLHSWRV; from the exons ATGGCACCAATGGCGCtggccctcatcctgg gttggtgtctggtggcagccagcagggcacagcacc TGCCCCCACCCTCCCTGTggctgcaccccagccagggggtgtccctgggggacactgtcaccctgcgctgccacctgccccagcCGGCTACCAGGGTCCAGCTCTGTCAGGATCAATATTTGACTTCCTGCATGCACAAGCAGCATGTGCAGGATGTGGCTGACTTCTTCATTACCACAAAACGGGAACATGCTGGGACCTATCGGTGCCAGTATCGGGCACTGCAGACATCGGAGACATCAGAGAAGAGTGACCCCGTGGAGCTGGTGCTGACGG ATCACACGTTCCCCCCACCTGAAATTTCCTTGAGCCCTGGGGGACAAGTGCGGACAGGGACCAACATCACCATCCGCTGCTGGAACAAGGATTTGGGGGCCACTttcctcctgcacaaggatgGCTGCTCAGCCCCTGTCCAGCACCAGAACCCTGATGGTGGGGGCACGGCCACCTTCACCCTCCTTGGGGTGACTCCAGCTGATGCCGGCACCTATAGGTGTTCCTACCACATCAAGGGCTACTTCCCCTTAATGTCCTCCCCCCTTGGGAACAGCGTGAGTCTTGAGGTGACACCCACACCGGCACACCCAG GTGCTGAGGTGGAGTCCCATGAGAACCTGGTGGtggctgtggcagggggttgtGCCGTCGCCCTCATGTTCATCCTCGTCctcatcatcttcttcctcctcgCTGCCCGCAGACATCGGATGGGGAGAG GTGCACCTCCGAGAAGGCCCGAGGCCATGCATCTCCAG CAAACACCAAGGACACACGTGTGCTCCCCATGGCACATCTGCATCgctccaacccaaaccagcaCTCATCCCACAAAGCTTTTGGGACAGGATTCCCATTTCTGGAGGGTTTTCCTCTCACACTTCTGGAGGAGAATTCCCTTTCTGAAGGGCTTTTTGGGGGAGGATTCCTCTTTTTGCAAGGCTTCACCCTTCCTGCACTCCTGGAGAGTTTGA